The sequence TCAGGCGAATTCGAATACGTTGATTCTGCATCTGAACCAAACTCCAAACGTTTTTAAAGAACAATCAGCAGTGAACAAAAAATATGCCCCGGCTGAAATGAGGGCGCAATTCTAATGAGCGCAGGGAGGGCTGTCAACCGCAAAATCGATTATTTTTTAGCTGCCAGTTACAGTGGGGAGAGGCGCCAGACAAAGGTTGTCTGGCGCGCCAAAGATACTAGATTCCAGGGGCTTTCAGCAACACGTCAATGCGGCGATTCCGTTTGCGCCCCTCGCGCGTTTCGTTGTTGGCAATCGGCTGTGACTCGCCGTAGCCATAGGCCTCAATTGCTCCCGCCGCAAGATCATTCATATTTACCAGCAGATACTGACGAACCGCGTTAGCCCGGTCCTCGGACAACGTCTGGTTGGCTTGCGTACTGCCAAAAGAATCCGTATGACCCTCCACTACAACGGTGTACCCCGGATACATGCGCACAGCCTGCTCAACTTTTTGCAAGAGTGCGTAGTTAGAGGCATTTACCTGCGCACTGCCCGGATCAAAGTTTAAGCCCACCATGCGAATTAAAACATTGTCACCCTGGCTTAGCACCATCGCTTCATCCCGACGAAAATAATCGGATACGCGCCGCAGCCGTTCGCGTGCTTCTTCCTCCTGTTTTAGCCGCTCTGATTGAATACCTAATTTGGTTTCCAATGCAGCAAACTCCTGGTCCAGCTGTGCGTAGCGTGCTTTGAGCTCATCCAGTTCATGGGAATCCGCCGTCAGCTGTTGGATTCTTTTTACAATTGCAGCAACCGGAGCGTCAAAGCCCTGGTCAAATTCCGCAACCAGGTCCAGCTCGCCCGCTATGGTGGCGACCGGAAGCTCCTGCTGCAGCAACAATTGCTCTGGCGTGATCTCTTTGCGTTTTAGTGCTTCAAGCTGATCAGCCAGATAAATGGCGTGCTTGGCTTCATAGAACGCTTCTTTCACCAAGGCGCGCGGCTTGTCTGTATCGTACCGGTTTTCGCTCAGTTCTGTTTCC comes from Teredinibacter turnerae and encodes:
- a CDS encoding OmpA family protein yields the protein MRNRFLSLLFLFFSISISISAAPGFADELENTLFASARSALAEAQNELADVLAPVSYGKGVAAYQSARTRYERKQNVSKVEKDLDEATQFLRLATKTAKVAQMSFKAALQARTDAKGVDAMALATETWEKAETRFLLATKTLETGSLERAQGKADDAETLYREAELIAIKGNYLNQTRAKIDEAAALKVKRYAPETFAKANDLLAAAETELSENRYDTDKPRALVKEAFYEAKHAIYLADQLEALKRKEITPEQLLLQQELPVATIAGELDLVAEFDQGFDAPVAAIVKRIQQLTADSHELDELKARYAQLDQEFAALETKLGIQSERLKQEEEARERLRRVSDYFRRDEAMVLSQGDNVLIRMVGLNFDPGSAQVNASNYALLQKVEQAVRMYPGYTVVVEGHTDSFGSTQANQTLSEDRANAVRQYLLVNMNDLAAGAIEAYGYGESQPIANNETREGRKRNRRIDVLLKAPGI